DNA from Longimicrobium sp.:
CGAATCGCGGGCGGATGAAGGTGGCGCTCTCCGCCGGGTCGCTCTCCCCCAGCTCGTTGAGCAGCGTGCCGCCATCGAAGCCGGCCGAAGCCGACCACCCGCGCGCCACCCCGCTCGGCGCCGCGCGGGCGAAGAAGAGCGACCCTCCCAGCATCATCCCCTCGTCGATCCGCTGCACGTCGCGGAAGTCGCCGGTGCCGCCAAGCGTAAAGGTGGAGGTCAGGCGCGCGGCGGTGTGGGCCTCGGCGCGCAGCCGCAGCGTACCCGTCCACGCGCCGCCCACACGGCGCTCGCCCCACCCCTCCAGGCCGCCGGCGTAAAAGGGATCGGTGTAGTCGCGCCCCGCCACCAGCGAGGTCAGCGTGTTCATGGCGCCCGAGATCACCGGGCCCACGCCCACGTCGCGCGGCTCGTACACGTAGGCGCGGGCGCCCATGCGGTAGCCCGGGTGCGTGACCGTGGCCGCCCCCTCGAGCGTCGGATGCATCGGCCCGAACGCCCAGCCGCCGCGCGCCTCCAGCGTCAGGGGCTCGCGCGGGTGGATGCGCGTGCCGAAGCCGACCACCGCCCCCTCCGCGCGGTTGTAGCGCAGGACGGACGAGGCCGCCGGCACGTTCAGCCGCACCGATGGAAGCCCGCTCATCATCCGCCCGCGGATCAGCTCCGCGGCCTGCCGCCGCACGTCGCCCAGCTCGGTGGTGGGGCCGATCCCCTCCTCGTGCAGCTCCGCGTCGATGGGCTGCTCGAAGCCGAAGCCGCGGCGCTGCGCATCGGGCACAGACACCACCCTGGGGCCGGCGAAGAGGGCGGGGGAGAGCCCCTGGTTGAAGCGGTAGTTGGAGATGCGCATCGTCCCGCGGATCATGCCGCCCACGGGAAAGCCCAGCTCCGGGATCTGGCGCCGCAGCTCCACCTGTTGCCGGTGCGGAAGCCAGAAGCGTCCCTTGTACAGCGCGTTCTCCAGCGACGCGTTGATGTAGTCCAGCTGCCGGTCCACGTACGCGGCCGAGGTGAAGGTGAACGACATGCGCACGATGTCGCCCCCGCGCCGGTCCACGAACACCGAGCCGATCATCGCCGGGCGGCTGGCGTCCTTGGGCCGCACCTGCACCTCGTACACCCGCACCGGCTCCGTGGACCCGGGCACGCGGATGGAGAGCGAGTCCTCCAGCCGGTAGTCGTACGTCCCCGGCCCCGACACCGCGGCGGGGTGAAGCACGTCGCGCACCTCGTCGCCGTCGCCGTAGCGGATCAGGTCGCCGAAGTTGTCCTGCACCACGGTGAGGTGGTCTTCGTGGTAGCGGATGTTGGTGGGGAGGTTCTTCACGTCCCGCAGCCCGATGATCCGCTGCTTGGCCATGTTGGGCGCCTTCCACAGGACGTCCAGCGCCACCTGGTCCGTCTTCACCAGCGATCGCTCGGTGGTGCCGGGGCGGTCCAGGTAGAAGTAGATGAAGCCGCGCGCGTCCGCCTGGTAGTCCAGCAGCCCCGTGTCCGCCAGCGCCTGCGAGCGGCGGTCGCGCGCGCGGGCGATCAGCTCCAGCGCGCGCGCCCCGTTCCACCCCTCGGCCGGGGCCTGGGCGCGCGCCGGCGCCGGCGCGAGGAACGCCGCGGCAAGGGCGGCGAAGATCCAGGGTCTGATGGTGCGAGCCATGAAGTGGTCGTCGGGTCGTTCAGACGGCGAGGGTCCGGCCGAGCAGGCCGGACCCCTTGAAGCTACGCGGGTGCTCGGCGCGGCGTCAGGAGCAGGTGCCTTCCTGCAGCGACGCTTCCAGGCGCCCCGGAATGGTCGCCGCGAAGCCGGCCTCTTCCACCCCGGCGGCCCGCGCGTAATCCCGCCGCGTGACGGAGTACGAGCGCGCGCTGTTCGTGTTCAGGCGGCGCGAGGCGGCCGTCTGATACGTGAACGTCGACTGCTGCGGAAGAAGGAGCTCCGCCGCGATCGCGTTCGGGTTGTCCGCGTCGTTGTAGAAGCGCAGCGTCACGGCGTCGGAGCCGTAGTCGATCGCGCCCACGATCTCGCGGGTGAAGGAGTCGCTCCGGCGCGTGTAGCTGAGCTGGAAGGCGCCGTCGGGACTCAGCGTGACCGTCGGCTCCGGCTTCCCGGCCGGCGGCGTCACGTGCACCACGCGCTCCAGCAGGTTGGCCACCGGGAACGCCGAGTTGTCGGGTACGAAGCGCAGGGCGCAGACGCGGTAGACCCCCGCGACCTCCACGGGCGTGAGGCGGTTGCCGCCGGTGCCGCCGCCATCGCACGCCGCGGCGGCGAAGAGGGTGGAAAGCGCCAGGAGCCGGACAACGGAAGAGCGCATCGTAGTACCTCCAGAAATCAGTCGAGAGTCGTGGTGAGATCGCATGTACCCTCACGGGGTGCGCGGGGTTTCACCGGGCGCGAAACATAAGGCGCGGTCAACTGTCCCGCAGCACCACCAGGAACACGTCGTACAGGGCGTGCGTCCATGCCGCGATCCCGAAGCCGCGCAGCAGGAAGAGCGCGCTGAACGCCAGCCCCGCCACGAAGCGGAAGACGAAGCTCTGCAGCTCCAGCGGGTAGGCGTAGGCGCCGATGTAGTGGAACGCCGAGAAGAGGAAGGCCGCCAGCAGCGCCGCCGCGATCCCCGCGTTCTTCTTCCGCATTCCGATCCCGCCGAAGAGCAGCGCCAGACCGCCCACCAGCAGCACGCGGAAGAGGAGCTCCTCGTACAGCCCCGCGCCCAGCGAGAGGACGATCTGGTCGCGCAGCGGGAGCTTGTCCACCCCGCCGTCGGCCGCCATGCGCACGCCGCCCAGCATCCACTGGGTGAGCGTCCCCACCACCGCGCCGAAGAGGACGGCGTACCCCGCGCTCTCCGCCAGCATCCCCGCGAAGACGGGCGCGCGCAGCGGCACCCGCTCCCTCCGCCGCTCCAGCGCGATCAGCGCGGCGCCCACCACCAGGATGACGGCCGCGAACCCCAGCGTCCCCTGCACCCCGCCGGCGGAGAGCGCGGCGCGCAGCAGGACGTCGGCCCCGTTCCTCATCCCCGAGGTGGGCCCGGCGATGCTCCACGCACCCACCTCGTACAGCAGCAGGAGGGGGAGAACGAAGAGCAGCGAGTAGCTGTGCTTGCGAGTGATCCGGAAGTAGTCGCGCATGGCCCGTACAAGGTAGCGTGGCGAGGGGAACGGCGCATGGCCCTTCCCTTGCGACCCGCGCGGAGCTTATCGTGCCACGCGGCGCCCGTACCTTAACGGCGCATGGGGGCGATGGGTTTCCCGCTACACGGAGCGACGGGCGTGAGCCGACCGACGAACAAGAGATGGATGGGGATGGCGCTGGTGCCGATGGTGGCGGGGTGCAGCCTCTTCGGCGGCGGCGACCCCGGCCCGACGCCGCAGGACGTCGCCCGCCTGGCCGCCGAGGACGTGCGCATCCGCCGCGAGGTGGAGGCGCGCCTGGCCGCCGAGCCCTCGCTTGGCCCCGGCCGCGTGCGCGTGACGGTGACGGGCGGCGAGGTGCAGCTCCACGGTTCGGTGGCGGGCTACGGCGCCCTCCGCTGCGCCGTATCCAACGCCGAGCTCACCACGGGCGTGGTGCTGGTGATCGACTTCCTCGTCCTCCAGCCGGGCGCCTCCACCACCCGCTGCCTGGCCCCCCGCGTCTTCTCCGCGCCGGCCTAGCCGACGCAAACAGTGACGCGGCAGGCGGTACCGATTACATTGGTGGCTCCCCCGCACAACCCGGAGAGCCCCCAGTGCCCCGCCGTTCCCCCGTCAAGCCAGCATCGAAGAAGAAGACCACCCCGCGCAAGCGCCGTGGCGCCACCGCCAAGCGCGGCCCCGCGCGTCGTTCGCGTCTCCTCTGGTCGTGGCTGCTGATCGCCGCCGTCGTCTTCGTGGCCGCCAACCCAAAGGCGCGGGCCATCGCGTGGGAAGCGCTCCTCGCATCGCGCGCCGTGCTGGAGTCCGCGCAGGCCGCCAAGGCGACGGAGCGCCAGGCCAACGAGTACGCCCGCCGCTACGGCATCGAGCCCACGCTTGCATCCGCGATCCTGGAGGCGGCGCACGCGGAGGGGGTCAAGCCGGACCTCGCCTTCCGCCTGGTGCGCGTGGAGAGCGCCTTCCGGCCGCGCGCGGTGAGCCCGGTCGGCGCGCTGGGCCTCACCCAACTCATGCCCGCCACCGCCGACGAGCTGCAGCCGGGCGTCACGCGCGAGCAGCTCTTCGACCGCGACACCAACCTGCGCCTGGGCTTCCGCTACTTCAGCCGTCTCCTGCGCGCCTACGACAACGATGTGGAGGCCGCGCTGCACGCCTACAACCGCGGCCCCGGCACCGTCAACCGCATCCGCCGCGCCGGCGGCGACCCCGCCAACGGCTACGCGAAGGCGGTCCTGGGCAGCACGGGCGCCTCCCCGGTCGGCCCCCCGCCTGTCCAGGTCGACACCACCCCCGCCTCCGCCCCCCTCCCCACCATCGACGGCATCGCCCCCGTCCCCATGCCGAACGGGATGTAAGCCGGTCAATCCTCCGCCGGGACTTGGAAACGAGTACGTGAAACGGTATATTGCCATGGTGAATGCTATGGGGATACACCGCGACGAGGGACAGATGGCTCAGCCGCTTGCGGATTCCGATCTCACCGATTTGATCGTCCAGGCTTCCGACGCTTTCGCCCCGTCACAGGCGGAGCTGGCGAGCGAAGTCGGAGTGCAGCCGCTCGCCATCACGACCTGGCGGCGCGGGCGGAGCCGTCCCACCCGCCAGCATCTCCGCAACATGGCGCATGCCCTGGAGAAGCGGGCGGAGCGACTGGCCTCACTCGCGGAGCGGCTCCACGAGCGAGCCGCTACACAGGAGCCCCTCACCCGCCGTCGTTCTTCTGGCACGTCTCGATCGAGAGATCTCGCACTCGCGCGTCGGCTGGCGCGTGGAATGGTTCACGGGGCGGCTGAGAATGTTTTGCGCGTGGTGTTCTACGGCTCAAGGGCGCGGGGCAATCCGGCGTCCACCAACAGCGATTTCGACTTCGTCGTGGTGCTGAAAGACCGCCCCGCGGACCTCGACCGCGTTGAAAGGCAGCTGAAGGAGGCCGCCCGCGCCGCAGTGGGCGGCCAAGCGGTCCCCATGCTGGACGTCTGGGTGTGTGATCAGGGCGAATGGAACACCGCACTCGCGCTCCCCGGTCATCCGTTGCGAACCGCCCACTCGGAGGGTGTGATCCTGCATGAGTGCGTCTGATGCTCTCCGCGCGTGGGTCCAAGACTGGACGAGGCGCGGCAAGGGAGACCTCCGGCTCGGTGAGCTCGGGCTCGCGGACTCGGAGTTCGACTCTTTCGAGTTGATCGCTTTTCATGCGCAGCAGAGCGCTGAGAAGCTGATCAAGGCCTTCCTGGCGAAGAACGGGACCGACTTCGAAGACCAGCATGACCTTGAGTACCTGCTCGGGCTGGTGAGACGGAACGATGCCGCTCTCGCTGATGCGCTGGATTCCGTCGTCGCGCTGAACCGTTATGCGGTCAAGACGCGGTACCCCGGCCGCTACCCGGCCGTCTCGCGCGGGGATGCCGAAGCAGCGATCCGGATCGCGTCAGCGGTGGCAGCGGTGATACTTCCGCGCGTGGCGTACGACGCATCACAACCCACCCAATCGCTTCGTGACCGGCTGCACGAACAGCGCGAGCGCCGTCGACCGGAGTAGCCGCACCGCTGTGTTGGCTGCAAACAGGGGCGGTTCAATAGCATAGGTCATCTGAACCATGCCGCGCCACGCGTGCCCGCCTACCTTCCCCCGCGAGCGATGGAACACATCAACCGGGAGCGAAACGATGCAACACCTCATCCTTGGCGGAACGGGCACGGTGGGCGGAGCAGTGACCCGTGAGCTCCTGGCGCGCGGCGAGGACGTAAGGATCCTCACCCGGTCGGCGGAGAAGGCGGGGTCCCTTCCCGAGGGCGCCACCGCGGTGGTGGGCGACCTGCGGGACCCGGGCTGCTACCACACCGTGTTCTCCCGCTTCGACACCCTCTTCCTCCTCAACGCAGTCGCGGACACGGAGCTGCAGGAAGGGCTCGCCGCCGTCAACGAGGCGCGCCGGGCCGGCGCCGCGCGCATCGTCTACCTGTCCGTGCACGACGCGGAGAAGGGGCCGCACATCCCGCACATCGCCGCCAAGCTCGCCATCGAGGAAGCGATCCGGCGCAGCGGCATCGGGTACACCATCCTGCGCCCCAACAACTTCTACCAGAACGACTACTGGTTCCGCGAGGCGATCCAGGAGCACGGGATCTATCCGCAGCCCATCGGCGATGCAGGGATCTCGCGCGTGGACGTGCGCGACATCGCCGAGGCCGCCGCCAACGCGCTCACCCGCTCCGGCTTCGAGAACCGCTGCTACGCGCTGGTGGGCCCCGAGCCGCTCACGGGCGCGGAGTGCGCGCGGGCGTACGGCGAGGTCTTCGGCCGCGAGGTTCGCTACGCCGGCAACGACCTGCAGGCCTGGGCGCGCGAGGCGGGGAAGATGCTCCCCGGCTGGATGGTGTACGACTTCGCGCTGATGTACGCGCTCTTCCAGGACCGCGGCCTGCACGCCACCGCCGAGCAGATCGCCGAAACGGAGCGCATCGTCGGCCACCTCCCGCGCACCTTCGGCGACTTCGTCCAGGAGACCGCTACCCTCTGGACCCGCGAGCCCGCCACCGTCTAACCTCGCGCGACGCACAACAAGGCCGCCGTGAGCCCACGCTCCCGGCGGCCTTGTTCCGTATCCCCACCGATCCCGTAGGGGCCGACCTGCGTGTCTGCCCACCCTCGCCCCACCTCGATCCCAGCCAGTTCGCACCGACCTCGTAGGGGCAGCCCCGCGTGGCTGCCCGTGTCATGGTCATGCGCCGAACCATCGGTCCCTGTAGGTGCCCCACCCCCGTTTTCACCTCCCGAAGAGGCTCTCCAGGTCTGCGATCCCATCAAAGCGGGGATCGAAGACACCTACTTTGTGGGACGCCGCGACAGCCTTCAACCCATCGTCGGCCGTGACGAGCACGAGCGTTTCCGAGTCACCCAGATCCGAACGAAGCTGCAGCGTCGTATGCAGATGGAGCGCATCGCCCGAATGGAAGCGCGTGACGCCTCGAACCCGTTCCATCAGATACGTGGCCCCTTCCACCGCAACGTTGTCGACGGGGACCAGATACATTGCATTTGCGTCTGAGCGGAATCGAAACAGCAGCTCGTTGTAGTCGCTACCTACCAGGTATCCGCCGCGCAGCTTCCTCGTCAGCGCCGAAGTGAACTCGAGAGTCAGCCATCCACTGGACACCACGCCTCCCCAGTGGCCCGCGTCATCCATGACCTGCTCCATGATCGGCGTCGCTCCGTCGTGTTCATCTACGTAGCGTTTGACGGCTGCGCAGGCGTCAAGATACAGCACGCGACTCGCGCAAGCGGCGAACGGCTCGGCGCCAGAAGGCCAGGAGCGGCCCGGCCTGGCGCACCGCCCTGAACGGCTCGATCACGGCGCCGGGGAGAGGCTCCCGAACGTTGATACCCCTCTCTCTCATCCGCAGGACCCACGCGGGGGTTTGCTGCGCGTTCGGTTGAGTCCGGAGCTCCGCATAGCCACCAGGGAATACGTCCTCGATCTCCACCCCGCGGACGCTCTCCACCGCCGCCGTGAGGCACTCCCGGATCTCGTCGTCGCTCATCTCGGGAGGCCCGCCGACCCGCTGGCGGGGCGGGTCGGTGATGCTCCCCCCGGCTCGACGCAACTGGACTCGCTTGACCCGCTTCATGGCTCTCCTTTGGTCCGTCGTTGCCGAACCTTAAAGAGAGCGGAGGCACGCAGTCAACGGTTAGGCGGACGAGCCACAGAACACGGCCACCCGGTGGTATACAGGTACCAAGTCGGTGGCACGAAAGGCACGCGCGCCACCGGCCAGGCTCAGAACGCCCCCTCCCGCACGACGCCCTTACCGAGCGGGACGATGTGGCCTGGCTCGACGGACGTGTTCTCGGGAAGCGGGACGTCGCCCTTTTCCTTGCCGAGCTTGAAGATGCTCTTGAGCGTCCTGAGCGGCCCGCCACCCGGGAGCGCGGGCTGCTCGCCGTACCACTCGAACCACGGGAGGCCGGCGCGGTTGTACTCGGCGGCGGTGGGCGGGACGGTGGGCGGGTTGACGCCGGTGATCTGCCGCCATACGAGGGAGTTTGCGATGTGCACGAAGCAGCGGCTCGATGCGCCGAGCTCCCAATCCGCGGCGCTGTACGGGTCCTTGTAGATCTCCTGGCGCATCCGTCCGCCGGGAGCCAGGCCCATGTCGAAGCTCGGCGGTGCCGCCGCGCACACGTACTCCATCGACGGCGGCCTGGGGCGTACGTACTCGGCGCGGCGCCGCTTCACCTCTTCGTAGACCGCCGCTTTCGCCGGATGCGCCGCGAGCTGCAGACCGCCGTGCACGGCCTCGCCGGTGATCTGCTCTTCGGCGGAGTAGCCGGCGCCGAGCGGCATGGCGACGAACTGGCGGATCACGCCGCGCTCGATGCAGTACCCGTCGAGCCAGGGCTGCGACGGAATGCTGAGGTAGTCCTGCGGATCGCGGTTGAGGCCCGCCGTCCAGGGCTCGCCGGTGGCCGCGTTGATCTTGCCGGTGGCCACCTTGACCGCAAACGGGTAGCCGTTCGGCGAGCTGAAGCTGAGCCACATCGCCTCGGACTGGTACATCGGGAGCATGACGCCGCCGTGCTCGGCCCACCTCGCGGGGACACGCTCGGTGAAGTCGTCCACGTGGGCGAGCGGAAAGCGGCCCAGCCCCGGCGGGAGCGGATAGTCCCGGTCGTCGTCCGGGATGCGCAGCGTGCGCTGGAACCCGATGCTCAGCACTGCGTCCTCGTGCACCTCCGGGAAGCGGAAGAGCAGCGCGTCGTTCTGCAGCTCGATCATACGGTCCTCTCAGGCAGGGGTGGACGACTACCAGTCGCCGTCGCGGACTTCGCGCACCAGGCGCAGCACGGCGTGGTCGGGCAGGTCCCGCAGCTCGCGCAGCAGCTCGCCAAAGAGCAGAGGCCGCCTGCGGATGGTGTCCAACAGGTCGCGCGACACCTTGCCCGCCAGCGCGAGCAGGAGATCGGGAAGCACGTCGAGCTCGCGGGCCAGGCGGACGATAGTGTCCTCAGAGGGCGGCGCGACCTCGCCCCGCTCGACCTTGCTGAGGTACGACGGCTCCACCCCGATCCGCTCCGCCACCTGGCGGACCGAGTAGCGCCGGTCCCCCTGCCGCAGGGCCTCGCGGCGGTCCCGCACGAATCCACCGAAGCTATCCATGGATGTACTGTGTACTACTTAGTACACATTGTCAAGGGCTGCGTTCCCGATCACCGTCAGCTCACGTCGCGGTCGGCCACTGGGCCGGTGAAGCTCACCAGGGGAAACGCCCGTTGAATCGCCGCGAAGTCCTTCTCGTTGTCCTGCACTACGGTCGCGCCGATCTGCACCGCGGATGTGGCGACCAGGACGTCGTTGGTAAGGGACGGGCCTACGGTGTGCCCGGATCGACGGAGCACCCGCAGGATGTGCCCGGTCCGGACCCATGACGTGTGTGTGGGAGTGGCGATGCGCTTGAGCTGCGCGAAAGGCTGGATGAAGCTCCGCTCGAGGCGGCGCATCTCCGTATCTCTCGCGCCGGCGAGAAGCTCCTGCACGACCACGGAGCTCAGGTATACCGATCTGGAAAAGGCCGAGAGGAAGTCCTCCATCTTCTCGGCCTCGTCGTGGTGCCGGATTGCCCGAATCACGAGCTGCGTGTCAATGATGTACTTCGGCACGGTCCGCTCCCGCGGGGTACACGTCTTCGATCTCCATCCCACGTACGCTTCGAAGCGCCTCGGTCAGGCGGGTTCGGTACACCTCCTCCTTGTGCCGAGCCGAGCCGCTCGGCACACGGCAGCTCCTGTCCGCGACGCTCTTCCCTGCTCGGTGCAGCAGGGCTCGATCGATCCACTGCATGGCGGTCTCCTTTCGGGGTGGCGGGTGAACCTTACAGGCCACGCCGTGACAAGGTCAACCTCTACGCGGGCGAACCGCAGAACACGGCCACCAGGGGACACACACCGGTCGGACTGGTGGCGCGAACGGCCCGGGTGAAGGCCGCGTTTCCCGTGTGTACTCTGAGCCGCGCTCATAAATTCCAGTATTTTCAAGGGCTTTGCGGCCCGCTACATTGTCCGCCGAGCCGACCTCGACCACCCGTGCGGAGCCGCCGATGCGAAGCCTTGCCGAGCTGTTCGACCTTCGCGGGCGCGTGGCGCTGGTCACGGGCGGCGGACGCGGGCTGGGCGAGCAGATCGCGACGGGGCTGGCGCAGGCGGGCGCGTCGGTGGCGCTGGCGTCGCGCAAGCGGGAGGCGTGCGAGGACGTGGCGCGCGAGCTGGCCGAGACCCACGGCGTGCGCACCATGGCGTTGCGGCTGGACGTGACTGCGGAGGAGGAGGTGCGGGCCGCGCTGGACGAGGCGGAGGTGGAGCTTGGGCTGGTGGACATCCTGGTCAACAACGCGGGGACTTCGTGGGGCGCGCCCGCGGCCGAGATGCCGCTGGAGGCGTGGCACAAGGTGATGGAGACCAACGCCACCGGCGCCTTTCTCTGCTCGCGAGAGGTGGGGCGGCGGCTGATCGAGCGGGCGGCGCCGGGCGCCATCCTCAACATCGCGTCGGTGACGGGGCTGCGCGGCTCGCAGCCGGAGCTGCTGGATGCCGCCGGATACGCCGCGTCCAAGGGCGCGGTGATCGCCCTCACGCGCGACCTGGCGGTGAAGTGGGCGCGCCACGGCATTCGCGTCAACGCGCTGGCTCCCGGCTTCTTTCCCACGAAGATGACGGCTGGCGTGCTGGAGCAGGCGGGCAAGCTCATCTCACGCGCCGTCCCCCTCGGCCGCGTCGGCGGCGACGACGAGCTGATGGGCGCGGCGCTGTTCTTGTTGTCGGCGGCGGGTGGGTACGTGACGGGGCAGGTGCTGGCGGTGGACGGCGGGATGACGGCGTGAACAGAAGTGCGTTAGTGCGTGAGTGCGTGAGTGCGTGAGTGCGTGAGTGCGTGAGTGCGTGAGTGAGTTAGTGCGCGGCGGGAGAGGGCGCTACACCGGAGAGGGACGAGAGCAGGCATGGCAGGCGCGGGACGGTAACGCGGGACGGCAAGGGAGCGCGGGGGAACAGCAAACGGGACGCGGCGCTTTGTCGCCCCCCTTTTCTGTCATCCTGAGCGACGCGCCGCTCCGATCTCGCCCCGTCTCAATTCTCTGGCGCGGAGCGAAGGATCTACTGCGCGTTTCGAGGAGACCGCGGGGCGGGGCGGGCCTCCTGCTTCGCGGGCTAGATCCTTCGGTCGCCGCCGGAGGGCGGTGGTACGCGGAGGTAGGGGTGGCGGCTCCCTCAGGATGACATAAACGCACTCACGCACTCACGCACTCACGCACTCACGCACCAAAGCAGTTGAAAGCCCACTTCAGGAGCGACACATGGCCACGACGGTGAACGAGGAGACGGGCGCGCCCGTGCAGATGGATGTGGAAGACGGGATCGCCATCATCCGGCTGGACCAGCCGGGGAAGCCGGTCAACGTCATCTCCGCGGCGCTGGTGGAGGCGATGGACGACATCCTCCGCCGCCTGGAAGAGGGCGAGGCGGACGCCAGCGTGAGGGCCGCCGTCATCCTCTCCGAGAAGAAGGGGACGTGGATCGCCGGGGCGGACATCGAGCAGTTCAAGGACTTCCGCACCCCCGCCGACGCCGAGGCCGCTTCCCGTGCCGGGCAGCGGCTCCTCGACCGGCTGGAGAACCTGCGCGTCCCCGTCGTCGCGGCCATCGACGGGGTGGCGCTGGGCGGAGGGCTGGAGGTGGCGCTCGCCTGCACCTACCGCATCGCCAGCGACTCCCCCAAGACCAAGCTGGGCCTCCCCGAGGTGAACCTGGGGATCGTCCCCGGCGCGGGTGGCACGCAGCGGCTGCCGAGGCTGATCGGGGTGCGCGCCGCGCTCGACCTGATGCTCACGGGCAAGCAGCTCG
Protein-coding regions in this window:
- a CDS encoding CPBP family glutamic-type intramembrane protease produces the protein MRDYFRITRKHSYSLLFVLPLLLLYEVGAWSIAGPTSGMRNGADVLLRAALSAGGVQGTLGFAAVILVVGAALIALERRRERVPLRAPVFAGMLAESAGYAVLFGAVVGTLTQWMLGGVRMAADGGVDKLPLRDQIVLSLGAGLYEELLFRVLLVGGLALLFGGIGMRKKNAGIAAALLAAFLFSAFHYIGAYAYPLELQSFVFRFVAGLAFSALFLLRGFGIAAWTHALYDVFLVVLRDS
- a CDS encoding BON domain-containing protein encodes the protein MSRPTNKRWMGMALVPMVAGCSLFGGGDPGPTPQDVARLAAEDVRIRREVEARLAAEPSLGPGRVRVTVTGGEVQLHGSVAGYGALRCAVSNAELTTGVVLVIDFLVLQPGASTTRCLAPRVFSAPA
- a CDS encoding transglycosylase SLT domain-containing protein; its protein translation is MPRRSPVKPASKKKTTPRKRRGATAKRGPARRSRLLWSWLLIAAVVFVAANPKARAIAWEALLASRAVLESAQAAKATERQANEYARRYGIEPTLASAILEAAHAEGVKPDLAFRLVRVESAFRPRAVSPVGALGLTQLMPATADELQPGVTREQLFDRDTNLRLGFRYFSRLLRAYDNDVEAALHAYNRGPGTVNRIRRAGGDPANGYAKAVLGSTGASPVGPPPVQVDTTPASAPLPTIDGIAPVPMPNGM
- a CDS encoding nucleotidyltransferase domain-containing protein, translated to MAQPLADSDLTDLIVQASDAFAPSQAELASEVGVQPLAITTWRRGRSRPTRQHLRNMAHALEKRAERLASLAERLHERAATQEPLTRRRSSGTSRSRDLALARRLARGMVHGAAENVLRVVFYGSRARGNPASTNSDFDFVVVLKDRPADLDRVERQLKEAARAAVGGQAVPMLDVWVCDQGEWNTALALPGHPLRTAHSEGVILHECV
- a CDS encoding HEPN domain-containing protein; its protein translation is MSASDALRAWVQDWTRRGKGDLRLGELGLADSEFDSFELIAFHAQQSAEKLIKAFLAKNGTDFEDQHDLEYLLGLVRRNDAALADALDSVVALNRYAVKTRYPGRYPAVSRGDAEAAIRIASAVAAVILPRVAYDASQPTQSLRDRLHEQRERRRPE
- a CDS encoding NmrA family NAD(P)-binding protein — protein: MQHLILGGTGTVGGAVTRELLARGEDVRILTRSAEKAGSLPEGATAVVGDLRDPGCYHTVFSRFDTLFLLNAVADTELQEGLAAVNEARRAGAARIVYLSVHDAEKGPHIPHIAAKLAIEEAIRRSGIGYTILRPNNFYQNDYWFREAIQEHGIYPQPIGDAGISRVDVRDIAEAAANALTRSGFENRCYALVGPEPLTGAECARAYGEVFGREVRYAGNDLQAWAREAGKMLPGWMVYDFALMYALFQDRGLHATAEQIAETERIVGHLPRTFGDFVQETATLWTREPATV
- a CDS encoding type II toxin-antitoxin system VapC family toxin, whose protein sequence is MLYLDACAAVKRYVDEHDGATPIMEQVMDDAGHWGGVVSSGWLTLEFTSALTRKLRGGYLVGSDYNELLFRFRSDANAMYLVPVDNVAVEGATYLMERVRGVTRFHSGDALHLHTTLQLRSDLGDSETLVLVTADDGLKAVAASHKVGVFDPRFDGIADLESLFGR
- a CDS encoding helix-turn-helix transcriptional regulator translates to MDSFGGFVRDRREALRQGDRRYSVRQVAERIGVEPSYLSKVERGEVAPPSEDTIVRLARELDVLPDLLLALAGKVSRDLLDTIRRRPLLFGELLRELRDLPDHAVLRLVREVRDGDW
- a CDS encoding PIN domain-containing protein, producing the protein MPKYIIDTQLVIRAIRHHDEAEKMEDFLSAFSRSVYLSSVVVQELLAGARDTEMRRLERSFIQPFAQLKRIATPTHTSWVRTGHILRVLRRSGHTVGPSLTNDVLVATSAVQIGATVVQDNEKDFAAIQRAFPLVSFTGPVADRDVS
- a CDS encoding SDR family oxidoreductase, whose translation is MRSLAELFDLRGRVALVTGGGRGLGEQIATGLAQAGASVALASRKREACEDVARELAETHGVRTMALRLDVTAEEEVRAALDEAEVELGLVDILVNNAGTSWGAPAAEMPLEAWHKVMETNATGAFLCSREVGRRLIERAAPGAILNIASVTGLRGSQPELLDAAGYAASKGAVIALTRDLAVKWARHGIRVNALAPGFFPTKMTAGVLEQAGKLISRAVPLGRVGGDDELMGAALFLLSAAGGYVTGQVLAVDGGMTA